The region ATCGTTGAGCCTCGGCCACCCCTGCCGGTGGATCCAGCGCTGGACCTTCTGGTGGAGGCGGAAGAACTGGGATGATCCCGGCGGGGTGTCAGAGGCGGAAGGTGGCCAGCTCATCGTCCACTCTCGACTCGTCCTGCGCTGCGGGCTCCAGCGGTGCGAGGTCGGGATTGCGCTCCGCCTCGAGCACCACCCCGCCGACGAGCGGTTCCCACGGCAGGCCCGGGTTGTGCTCCAACACGGACAACAGGTTGAGGAACTCGCGGATCGTGGTGCGGGGTGTGCGGAAATAGGCGTCGCCGATGTTCTGCGAGCAGTGGCGCATGAACGCGTGCAGCGCCGCATCGGGCACGAGGTACTGCGTCGGATCGCCCGAGGCGTGCACGTGGCGCAGCTTGGTGAGCAGGATGTAGAAGTCCTCCTGGGTGAGGTTGCCCAGCCGCAGCACCGGGCCGGAGTGGTCCACCAGGCCGTTGGCGGCGAAGGCGTTCTCCGCCAGACGAGACTGCAGCGCCTCGTAGGAGTACAGGCCGCGACGGGTGTCCATGAGGAACTCGGGCGTGCCGCCGAACAGGAAGCCGACGTGGGTGCTGATGCCCTGGAGGCTGTCGTTGACGATGCGCAGGATCTGTTCGTAGTTGGCGGAACGGGCCTGCGCGGAAGTCAGCTTGTAGAGGTTGACCATTTCGTCCAGGCAGACCAGCAGACCGGTGTAGCCGGCCATGCACACGAAGCGCGACAGCAGCTTGAGCTGGTCGTAGAAGCTCGAATCGTCCACGATCGTGCGCACGCCGAGCGCGGCTCGGGCCTCGGTCTTGGTGGTGAACTCGCCTCGCAGCCAGCGCACCGCGTCGATCTTGAGCTGTTCGTTGCCGGTGTCGTGGCCCCGCCAGTAGGCCTCCACGACGGTGCCGAAGTCGTAGCCGCCGACCAGCTCGGACAGCTCGGCCATGCGCTGCCGGATCACGTGCTCCGGTGACGTGCCCTGTTCGCGGGCGGTGGCGAGTGCCTGGGAGACGAAGCGCTCCACGATGCCCGCCAACGCGCCGCCGTCCGGCTTGGCCGAGGTGGAGGTGTTGCGGGCCAGCTCGGCGTAGAGACTCCGGGCCTGGCCGCCGGTGGCGTGCAGGCGGCGGTCGGGGGCAAGGTCGGCGTGCATGGTCACCAAGCGCTTCTTCAGCGCGGCGGCTCGGACCAAGTTCAGGAAGAACGTCTTGCCGGAGCCGTACTCCCCGATGACGAAACGGGCCGTGGAGCCGCCGTCGGCGACGCTGTCGAGGTTGCGCAGCAACGACTCGACCTCGCGTACACGCCCTACCTGGACGTGCTGCTGACCCGAACGGGGCACGACGCCCGCCCGCAGCGACTGGATGATCGCGTCGCGGTCGCGCGGCCGGATGCGTGTGTCGTTCATGCGAGCAGTTCTCCCAATGCGTAGTCGTTGATCAGGAGCCGGTCGCCGTCGTCCTCTACGACCGGTTCGTCGGCGGCGTCGACCGCCGCTTCGTTCAGCACGTCCAGCGCGCCCTCGGGCATCAGGTTGGCCTCGGCACAGAGAGCGTCGAACTCGAGACGGGTCCAGGACGGTCGCGTGGACAGTTCCCTCAACAAAGTGGAGTGGGCGGCGTCGAGAAGTCCGACGAGGTCCACCGCGACCACTGGTGCGGGTGACGGTGGCGCCGCATCTTCCGGCTCCTCGGCGAAGACTTCGGCGAGAAGGGCGGCCACAGCCGCGCTCTCCCTCATCGTCGCCTCTACCAGGGCGGGATCGAGGCGCATGACTCCGACCGGCAGGTCGGGCGTCGGCGGAGGCGGGATGAGATAGCCGGTCGGGCCGGTATCCGCGGGCATGACGACCACGGGTTCGACGGCCGGAGCGGGGCGGGTG is a window of Saccharothrix espanaensis DSM 44229 DNA encoding:
- a CDS encoding ATP-binding protein; this translates as MNDTRIRPRDRDAIIQSLRAGVVPRSGQQHVQVGRVREVESLLRNLDSVADGGSTARFVIGEYGSGKTFFLNLVRAAALKKRLVTMHADLAPDRRLHATGGQARSLYAELARNTSTSAKPDGGALAGIVERFVSQALATAREQGTSPEHVIRQRMAELSELVGGYDFGTVVEAYWRGHDTGNEQLKIDAVRWLRGEFTTKTEARAALGVRTIVDDSSFYDQLKLLSRFVCMAGYTGLLVCLDEMVNLYKLTSAQARSANYEQILRIVNDSLQGISTHVGFLFGGTPEFLMDTRRGLYSYEALQSRLAENAFAANGLVDHSGPVLRLGNLTQEDFYILLTKLRHVHASGDPTQYLVPDAALHAFMRHCSQNIGDAYFRTPRTTIREFLNLLSVLEHNPGLPWEPLVGGVVLEAERNPDLAPLEPAAQDESRVDDELATFRL